The Streptomyces sp. NBC_00162 sequence GCGCCCGGCCGCATCCACGTCCAGGCCGCCGCCATGCCCGACGGGCAGCGATACCTCTGGACCGCCCGCGCCGTGACCCGCCACCGCGGCGGCTGGGGCGAACCCGGCAAGACCTTCGCCATCGGTCTCGGCTGCGAGATCCGGCACGCCTCCCGCCTCGTCTACTCCGACGGCCTCGACCTCGGCAAGACCTCCGCCGACACGCCCATCGGCATGGGCTGCCGGCTCTGCGAGAGGCTCGACTGCCCCCAGCGCGCCGTGCCGCCCCTCGGCCGCGCACTGGCCGTCGACGAGAACAGCAGCACCTTCGTGCCGTACCCGGTCGCCGCCGAAAGCGACCGGGCCGCGCCGCCTGTGTAGCGGCTCCCGCGGATCTAGCGGCCGGCGACCGGGGTGTTGCCGGTGACGGTGCCGTCCGTACCGGAGACCGTGACCGCGTGACGGACTCCGTCCGGGCCGAGTACGACGGCCAGCCAGGCGCTGCCGCCGCCCTCCTGGGCGACCACGCGGATGCTCTCCACCTTGCCGCCGTCCACCGCCCCGGCCGCCTTGTCGGCCGCCTGGCCGATGGCCAGCGACGGCAGGGGGCGGGGGCCGCCTTCGGGGAGCCTCCGGGGCCCGCTTCACCGGCGCGCGGCTTCGGTGCCGCCTCCCGCTGCTCCCGCAGCTCCTTCAGGGCCTTCGGGTCCTTGAGGTTCTTGTGGATCCTCTGGTCACCGAACGCGCGGTCGCCGTGCTCGCCGCCGCCTTCGGGGCCGCGCTTCATCCCGCCCTTGTGGTCGGCCTCGGCCCAGGCGACGCGCGGTCCGGCCATCCTGTCGTGGTGCTCGTCCACGGCCACCGCCACCGCCACACCGCCGACGATCACCACGGCCGCGCCCAGCGCAGCCCATCGGGCACCCCTGCGCCGGGGTACCAGGCGCCCCAGGTTCACGCGCGTACGCCCTCCGGTTTCCGGGGCGCTCGCGGGCTGCTCGGGCCGCTTGGGCTGCTCTGGCTGCTCGGACGGCGGGAAAGACTCAGACATACCGGGACTCCTCATGCACAACCGGGCACGGCACCCGGCTCGTTGCAGAGCATGCGGAGCGGATCCTGAAGCCCACCTGAAGGCGGCTGAAGACCTCTTCAGCCAGCCGCGGACCGGGCCTGAGACCCTGGTCGGCATGCGCGTACTGGTGGTGGAGGACGAACGGCGGCTGGCCGTGGCCCTGCAACGGGGACTCCAATCGGAGGGGTTCTCCGTGGATGTGGCCCACGACGGGCCGCGGGGGCTGTGGATGGCCACCGAGCACGACTACGACCTGATCGTGCTCGACATCATGCTGCCCGGCCTGAACGGCTACCGGGTCTGCGCGCGGCTGCGCGCCGCCGGGAACGAATCCGGGATCCTGATGCTCACGGCGAAGGACGGCGAGTACGACGAGGCGGAGGCCCTGGACACCGGCGCCGACGACTTCCTCTCCAAGCCGTTCTCCTACCTCGTCCTGGTCGCCCGGCTGCGCGCCCTGGCCCGGCGCACCGGCCGCCGCGGCCCGCAGATCCTGCGCTTCGGGGACCTGGTGCTGGACCCGGCCCGGCACAGCTGTTCCCGCGGCGACACCGAGATCCGGCTGACGGCCCGGGAGTTCGCGGTGCTGGAGTACCTGGCCCGGCGCCCCGGCGAGGTCGTGCCCAAGCGGGAGATACTCGAACAGGTGTGGGACATGGCCTTCGCCGGCGATCCCAACGTGGTCGAGGTCCACATCAGCGCCGTGCGCCGCAAGATCGACGCGCCGTTCGGCCGCTCCGCGCTGGAGACCGTACGCGGCGCCGGCTACCGGCTGGCGGCCGACGGTGGCTGAGCCCGCACTCCCCCGCCGCCAGTTCCGCCGTCGGCCACACCTGCCACGCCTGCCACTCCTGCTCCAGTGGTCACCGCTGCGCCGCCTGTGGCCCATGACCGTCCGCGCCCGCGCCACCGTGGGCGCCGTCGTGGTCGTCGCCGCGGCCCTGGCACTGGCCTCCTTCGCCCTCCTCGGACTGCTGGAGGCCAATCTGCTGCGCAACGCCGAGCGCGACGCCGCGCGGCAGGCCGAGACGGTCGCCCGGCTCGCGGCCTCCGGAGATCTCGAGAAGATGCGGCCGACCCTGCACGGCGTCGATTTCGTCCAGGTGGTGAACGCCCGCGGCCGGGTGCTGCGCGCCTCCCCGAACCTCGCCGGGGAACTCTCGCTCGTCCCCGTCAAACCCCTCCGGCCCGGCACGGTCTTCCACACCTGGAAGACCGGCCCGCTCGGCGGCGAGCACCGCCAGCGGGTCGTGCAGGTCACCACGGAGACCCCGCAGGGCATGGTCACCGTCTTCGTGGGGACCTCGCTGCGCGATGTGGACGCGGCCGACGACACCACCGCCGCCGCGCTCGCGGTCGGCGGCCCGCTGCTCCTGGCCACCGTCGCCTTCGTCACCTGGCGGGTCACCGGCCGGGCGCTCGGGCCGGTCGAGGCGATCCGCGCCGAGGTCGCCGAGATCAGCGACCGGGATCTGCACCGCCGGGTCCCCGTACCGCCCACCCGTGACGAGGTCGCCCGCCTGGCGCAGACGATGAACACCACGCTGGACCGGCTGGAGTCCGCCGGAAACCGTCAGCGCCAGTTCATCGCCGACGCCTCCCACGAACTGCGCAGCCCCATCACGGTGCTGCGCACCCAGCTGGAGGTGGCGCTGGCCGTCCGGGACCCGGAACTGTGGCCGGAACTGATCAGCGGCGCGCTCCAGGACATCGAGCGGCTCCAGCAGCTCTCCTCCGACCTCCTGCTGCTCGCCCGCATCGACGCCGCCCAGCCGATGGCGTCGGTCCGGCTGGACCTGGGCTCGGTGGTCCGCGACGCCGTGGAAGCACGGCTCGGGGACCGCGTTCCCGTACGCACCGAGCTGGAAGGCGGCGTCCTGGTGGAGGGCAGCGCACTGTGGCTGGCCCGGGTGGTCACCAACCTGCTCGACAACGCCGAGCGGTTCGCCGGCCGGCGGGTGGACGTCGTGCTGCGCACCACCGGCGGTCCGTCCGCGCGGACCGCCGTGCTGGAGGTGGCCGACGACGGCCCGGGGATCCCGCCCGGGGACCGGGAGCGGGTCTTCGAGCGCTTCACCCGTCTCGACGACGCCCGCAGCCGCGACCACGGCGGAGCCGGCCTGGGCCTGGCCATAGCGCGGGACCTGACCGCCCACCACGGCGGCACCCTCACCGCCGAGGACTCCCCGCGGGGGGCCCGGCTGGTGGTCCGGCTGCCGGTGGCGGAAGCAACTCAGCCGAGCAGGGCGTAGACCGTGGAGGCCGTGGCGGACGGCTCCGCGGCGCCCTCGGGGGTCATGGTGATGTCGGCGAAGGCCATCCGCCGGCCGAGTTTGGTGACCCGTACGTGGATCAGGACGTCGGCGCCGGTGACCGGGCGCTGGAAGCTCGTCGACTGCTGGACGGTGGTCATCGGCCCGTACGCGCCGCGCGCGCTGGAGATCGCGATGACGGTGGCGGTGTCGGCGGCCGCCATCAGGGCCTGACCGGAGAGGCCGCCGCCGTCCCGGGCCAGGGCCTGCGACCAGGGCAGCCGCAGGACGGCGTGCCGTTCGCCGGTCTCCTGGACGCTCAGGCCCAGGGCCAGCACCCAGGGGGCGAAGTTGTCGGCGAGGATCTTGTCTGCGTCTGCGGGTGAGAACGTCACCGGGAGATTGTGGCGGCCCGGCCGGACCGCCACAATCCCTTTCGGTCAGACGACGCCGGACGGCGTCAGAGGGCCGCGGCCAGTTCGGTGCCCTGGCGGATGGCCCGCTTGGCGTCGAGCTCGGCGGCCACGTCGGCGCCGCCGATCAGGTGCGCCTCGACACCGGCCGCGCGCAGCGCCTCGTACAGGTCGCGGCGCGGCTCCTGCCCGGTGCACAGGACGACGGTGTCGGCGGGTACGAGCCGCTGCTCCCCGTCGACGGTGATGTGCAGGCCCTCGTCGTCGATGCGGTCGTACGTCGCCCCCGCGACGGAGACCACCCCGCGGTGCTTGAGCTCCGCCCGGTGGATCCAGCCGGTGGTGGTGCCGAGGCCGGCGCCGACCTTGGTCGCCTTGCGCTGGAGCAGGTGGACCTGGCGCGGCGGCGCGGGGCGTTCGGCGGCGGTGAGCCCGCCGGGGCCGGTGTACGAGGTGTCCACGCCCCAGTGGCGGAAGTAGACGTCGGGGTCCTGGGAGGCGCCCTCGCCGCTGTCGGTGAGGAACTCGGCGACGTCGAAGCCGATGCCACCGGCGCCGACGACGGCGACGCGCTCGCCGACGGGGGCGCCATCACGCAGCACGTCGAGGTAATTGACGACGTTGGCGTGGTCCACGCCCTCGATGTCGGGGGTGCGGGGGTGACTCCGGTGGCGACGACGACCTCGTCGTAGCTCTGGAGGGTCTCCACGTCGGCGCGGGTGTTCAGGCGGACCTCGACACCGCTCTCCACGAGCTGGGTGCCGTAGTAGCGGATGGTCTCCTCGAACTCCTCCTTGCCGGGGATGCGGCGGGCGATGTCGAGCTGGCCGCCGATGTGGCCGGAGGCCTCGAAGAGGGTGACGGCGTGGCCGCGGCCGGCGGAGGAGACCGCGCAGGCGAGTCCGGCCGGGCCGGCGCCGACGACGGCGACGCGCTTCTTGAGCCGGGTGGGGGCGAGGACCAGCTGGGTCTCGTGGCAGGCGCGCGGGTTGACCAGGCAGCTGGTGATCTTGCCGCTGAAGGTGTGGTCGAGGCAGGCCTGGTTGCAGCCGATGCAGGTGTTGATGGTCTCGGAGCGGCCGGCGGCGGCCTTGGCGACGAAATCGGCGTCGGCGAGGAAGGGGCGGGCCAGGGAGACCAGGTCGGCGCGCCCGTCGGCGAGCAGCTCCTCAGCGATCTCCGGGGTGTTGATGCGGTTGCTGGTGACGAGGGGGACGCTCACCGCGCCCATCAGCCGCTTGGTGACCCAGGTGTAGGCACCGCGCGGGACGGAGGTGGCGATGGTGGGGATGCGGGCCTCGTGCCAGCCGATGCCGGTGTTGATGATGGTGGCGCCGGCCGCCTCGATCTCCTTGGCGAGGTGGACGACCTCGTCGAGGGTGGAGCCGCCGGGGATCAGGTCGAGCATGGAGAGGCGGTAGATGAGGATGAAGTCCTCGCCGACGGCCGCGCGGGTCCGGCGGACGATCTCCAGCGGGAAGCGGACGCGGTTCTCGTACGCGCCGCCCCAGCGGTCGGTGCGCTTGTTGGTCGCGGCGGCGATGAACTCGTTGATCAGGTAGCCCTCGGAGCCCATGATCTCGACGCCGTCGTAGCCGGCCAGCTTGGCGAGGCGGGCGGCGCGGACGAAGTCCTCGACGGTCCGCTCGACCTCGATGTCGGTGAGCTCGTTCGGTACGAAGGGGCTGATGGGGGCCTGGAGGGCGCTGGGGGCGACCAGGTCCTTGTGGTAGGCGTACCGGCCGAAGTGGAGGATCTGCATGGCGATCTTCCCGCCCTCGGCGTGCACCGCCTCGGTGATCACCCGGTGCTCGGCGGCCTCGTCCTCGGTGGTGAGGCGGGAGCCTCCCTCGAAGGGGCGGCCGGCGTCGTTCGGGGCTATGCCGCCGGTGACGATCAGGCCCGCGCCGCCGCGGGCGCGCTCGGCGTAGAAGGCGGCGAGGCGCTCGAAGCCGCCCTCGTGCTCTTCGAGACCGGTGTGCATCGAGCCCATGATCACGCGGTTCGGCAGCGTGGTGAATCCGAGGTCCAGCGGGCTCAGCAGGTGCGGGTACCGGCTCTGGGACATGGGGGGCGCCTCCTCGCGCGGGGGTGATGCCCCTGTTGTAGCGAGGGGAGGCCGGTTTTGCAACTAGGTGCAAAACCGGGTGGGGGCCCGCCGGCCCGGGATTCCCGGGCCCGGGGGCCCGGCCGGCCGCAGGCTGTGGCGGAGTTCACGCCGCCGCGGCCTCCGGGCCGGGGCGCGTCAGTGGATGACCCTGAAGCTGCGCCAGGACAGGGTGCGGGGGGCCGTCACGTTGGAGAGGGTCGTGGCCACGTAGATGCCGTCGGCCTTGTCGACCTTGCCGCAGTCCTCCGTCCGGTACAGGACGATGTCGACGAGGGTGTTGTTCTCCACGTGGGTGGCCCCCTCGGGAGGGCGATCCTGTGACAGCCCGTGACGAGGGTGTTGGAGTAGCTCAGCTCGATCGGCGAGTCGTGGCCGCGGAAGCGGAGCATGCCTACGGTGCTCCGGCCCAGGCCCGAGCAGGCGGTGGCGGCCAGCAGCAGTGCCGCGACCCCCGCGATGGTGCTGATCCGTCGGCTGTGGGACATGGCGCGGTCCTCGTCTGTGCGGTGGTGGCGCTCCTTGACCACAGCTTTGCGCCGCGGAGCGCGGGTGGCTTGCGCTACGCGGCCGACCGGATGAACGCGGTGGAGCCGGGCCCGGACACGGACCCGGCTTCCTAGGGAGTGAGCGCCCCGCCCGCGGGCCTCAGGCGCGGTGCAGGCGCACCGTGACGATCTGGAACGGGCGCAGGGTGAGGGCGACCCCGCCGTCCGGGGTGAGGGCACCGACCGCCGAGCCCGCCAGAGGCCGCTCCAGCAGGTCGCTCTCGACCGCCGCCGTGACCGGGAAGCCCGGCGTGAGGGTCGCCCTGGCGCGGCCGCCGCGGGACTCGTAGAGGCGGACGATCACATCGCCGCCGCGGTCCTCGGCGAGCTTGACCGCCTCGACGACCACCGCGTCGTCGTCCACGGCCAGCAGCGGGGCGACCGGGCCCGCCCCCGTCACCACCCGCTCCGGCAGGTTCAGCGCGTGGCCCTCGCGGACCGCGTCCCCGATCCCCGCGCCGGGCGCGAGCGAGAACCGCAGGGTGTGGGCGCCCTGGTCGGTCTCCGGGTCGGGATAGCGCGGCGCGCGCAGGAGGGAGAGCCGGACCGTGGTGGTCTGGCCTCCGTCGGCCCGCACGTCGCGGGTCACGTCGTGCCCGTACGTGGACTCGTTGAGCAGGGCGATCCCCCAGCCCGGCTCCTCGGCGTGGATCCAGCGGTGGGCGCAGATCTCGAACTTGGCCGCCTCCCACGAGGTGTTGGTGTGGGTGGCCCGGTAGACGTGCCCGAACTGGGTCTCCGACGCGGACCGTTCGGCCTTCACGTCCAGCGGGAAGGCCGCCTTGAGGAACTTCTCCGTCTCATGCCAGTCCACGTCCGTGACGATGTCGAGCGTCTTGGCTCCGGAGCGGAGGGTGAGCGACTGGACCGCCGTCGAGGAACCGAAGGAGCGGGTGACCCGGACGGTGACGGACGAGGGGCCGCTCTCGGTGATCTCCATGGCGTCCAGACCGACCAGGTCGGTGACCTTGTTGCGGTAGAACGCGTCGATGTCCCAGGCGTCCCACATGTTCGGGAAGTCGGGGTGGATCTGGAGCAGGTTCGCCGCGCCGCCCGGCGCGACCGCCTCGCGGTCCGCCTCCAGGTCGTAGGCGGACACGACCAGCCCGCGGCCGTCGATCTCCACCAGCAGCCTGCCGTTGGCCAGGACGTGCCCGCCACCGTGCCGCTCCTCCACGGTGACCGGCTGCCCCGCCTCGGCCGGGACGCCCGCGCCGCCGGCCGGGATGCCGCGCCGGGTGTGCGGGGCGCAGTTGAAGACCAGTTCCCGCCCGCCCTCCCCGCCAGCGCCGTCTGCGCGGCCAGGGTGATCCCCTGGAGCTCCTCGCGCACCGACCGGTACGTCTCGCGCGCCTCGCGGTGCACCCAGGCGATGGAGGAGCCGGGCAGGATGTCGTGGAACTGGTGCAGCAGCACCGTCTTCCAGATCCGCTCCAGGTCCTCGTACGGGTAGGCGTACCCCGGCACCCGCACCGCGGCGGTGGCCGCCCACAACTCGGCCTCGCGCAGCAGTGATTCGCTGTGCCGGTTGCCCTGCTTGGTCTTGGCCTGGGAGGTGTAGGTGCCGCGGTGCAGTTCCAGGTAGAGCTCGCCGGCCCAGACGGGCGCGTCCTCGTACTCGGCGCGGGCCTTCTCGAAGAAGGCGTCCGGCCGCTCGATCTCGACCTGCGGGGAGCCTTCGAGGTTCCGCTGGCGCCTGGCGCGGGCGAGGTGCTCGCGCGTGGGGCCGCCACCGCCGTCGCCCCATCCGAAGGGCACCAGCGAGCGCGAACCCCGGCCCTTCTCCCGGTAGTTGCGGGCGGCGTGCGCCAGCTGGGCGCCGCCGAGGTCGGAGTTGTAGGTGTCGACGGGCGGGAAGTGGGTGAAGACGCGGGTGCCGTCGATGCCCTCCCACCAGAAGGTGTGGTGGGGGAACTTGTTGACCTGGGACCAGCAGATCTTCTGGGTCAGGAACCAGGTGGAGCCGGAGAGCTTGACGATCTGCGGCATCGCGGCGGTGTAGCCGAAGGAGTCGGGCAGCCAGACGTTGTGGGTCTCGATGCCGAACTCGTCGAGGAAGAACTTCTTGCCGTAGAGGAACTGGCGGGCCATGGCCTCGCCGCCGACCATGTTGGTGTCGGACTCCACCCACATCCCGCCGACCGGCACGAACTGCCCGTCCGCGATCTTCTTCTTGATCCTTTCGAAGAGCTCGGGCCGGTACGTCTTGATCCAGTCGAGCTGCTGGGCCTGCGACATGGCGAAGACGAACTCGGGGTGCTCGTCCATCAGGCTCACCATGTTGGAGGAGGTGCGGGCGACCTTGCGCACCGTCTCGCGCAGCGGCCACAGCCACGCTGAGTCGATGTGGGAGTGGCCCACCGCGCTGATCCGGTGTGCGGAGGCCCGGGCGGGGGCGGCGAGCACGCCCGTCAGGCACGCGCGGGCGGCGGGCGCCGTGCCGGGCACGTCGCCGAGGTCCACGGCGTCCAGCGCCGCGTCGACGGCGCGCAGGATCTCGTACCGCCGGGCGTCGTCGGTGCCGAGCTGCGTCATGAGGTCGTGGAGGACCTCCAGGTCCTGGACCAGTTCCCAGACCTCGGTCTCGAAGACGGTGAGGTCCATCCGGGCGAGGCGGTAGAGGGGCTGGTCGCCGCTGGTCCGCTGGTCGCCCTCGTACGTGGGCGTGTGCTCGACGAGGACCGGGTTGGAGGCGGCCTCGACGTACCACTCGACGCGCTCGCCGC is a genomic window containing:
- a CDS encoding response regulator transcription factor — its product is MRVLVVEDERRLAVALQRGLQSEGFSVDVAHDGPRGLWMATEHDYDLIVLDIMLPGLNGYRVCARLRAAGNESGILMLTAKDGEYDEAEALDTGADDFLSKPFSYLVLVARLRALARRTGRRGPQILRFGDLVLDPARHSCSRGDTEIRLTAREFAVLEYLARRPGEVVPKREILEQVWDMAFAGDPNVVEVHISAVRRKIDAPFGRSALETVRGAGYRLAADGG
- a CDS encoding sensor histidine kinase produces the protein MTVRARATVGAVVVVAAALALASFALLGLLEANLLRNAERDAARQAETVARLAASGDLEKMRPTLHGVDFVQVVNARGRVLRASPNLAGELSLVPVKPLRPGTVFHTWKTGPLGGEHRQRVVQVTTETPQGMVTVFVGTSLRDVDAADDTTAAALAVGGPLLLATVAFVTWRVTGRALGPVEAIRAEVAEISDRDLHRRVPVPPTRDEVARLAQTMNTTLDRLESAGNRQRQFIADASHELRSPITVLRTQLEVALAVRDPELWPELISGALQDIERLQQLSSDLLLLARIDAAQPMASVRLDLGSVVRDAVEARLGDRVPVRTELEGGVLVEGSALWLARVVTNLLDNAERFAGRRVDVVLRTTGGPSARTAVLEVADDGPGIPPGDRERVFERFTRLDDARSRDHGGAGLGLAIARDLTAHHGGTLTAEDSPRGARLVVRLPVAEATQPSRA
- a CDS encoding PaaI family thioesterase, yielding MTFSPADADKILADNFAPWVLALGLSVQETGERHAVLRLPWSQALARDGGGLSGQALMAAADTATVIAISSARGAYGPMTTVQQSTSFQRPVTGADVLIHVRVTKLGRRMAFADITMTPEGAAEPSATASTVYALLG